One region of Hymenobacter sediminicola genomic DNA includes:
- a CDS encoding LytR/AlgR family response regulator transcription factor: MLRCLVVDDEAYAGRLLASYIEKIPFLTLAGLTTNPIEALLWVQEGRADLVFLDIQMPELTGLQFLKLCGGRCKVILTTAYPEYALEGYEYDVVDYLLKPIAFDRFLRAAQKAQPVPAVPAPAAGSTAAPASATAVSHLFVKGESKNKFLRVNHADILYAEALGNYLTLVLPGQRLVTYQTLKELAEQLPQPPFLRVHKSFIISLDKISMVDGNTVYVGDKAIPVGETYREALYQVVRDRA, translated from the coding sequence ATGCTGCGCTGCCTTGTGGTGGATGATGAAGCCTACGCCGGCCGGCTGCTGGCCAGCTACATCGAGAAAATTCCGTTTCTGACGCTGGCGGGCCTCACTACCAACCCCATTGAGGCGCTGCTATGGGTGCAGGAAGGCCGCGCCGACCTGGTTTTTCTGGATATTCAGATGCCCGAGCTAACCGGTCTGCAGTTCCTGAAGCTCTGCGGCGGCCGTTGCAAAGTCATCCTGACTACCGCCTACCCCGAGTATGCGCTGGAAGGCTACGAATATGATGTAGTTGATTACCTGCTCAAGCCCATTGCCTTCGACCGGTTTTTGCGCGCCGCCCAAAAAGCCCAGCCAGTGCCGGCAGTGCCGGCTCCTGCTGCCGGCTCAACTGCCGCCCCAGCCAGTGCTACAGCAGTCAGCCACCTGTTTGTAAAAGGCGAAAGCAAGAACAAGTTTCTGCGGGTCAACCACGCCGATATTCTCTACGCCGAAGCGTTGGGCAACTACCTCACGCTGGTACTTCCGGGCCAGCGCCTCGTGACCTACCAGACGCTCAAGGAACTGGCCGAGCAGTTGCCGCAGCCGCCGTTTTTGCGGGTGCACAAGTCGTTTATCATCTCCCTGGACAAAATCAGTATGGTAGACGGCAACACGGTGTATGTAGGCGACAAGGCCATTCCGGTGGGCGAAACCTACCGCGAAGCCTTGTATCAGGTGGTGCGCGACCGGGCCTGA
- a CDS encoding sensor histidine kinase: MMNRQMRLFHGLGWALLLAYDFVGIYGQHLPNQGVLLVLQFTFRLSMMSIFYYCFLVLFPRYLRKTRIPQLLLGLALAPVVFTATRYALEQVLLPLLFGFSNYTGEVDLLAYFRDNAERGLPMMMVAAAAWGVQDAFLREKQRETQQLQQEKTQAELAFLKTQINPHFLYNTLNYLYAQAYLVSEPLAEATLRLSDLMRYMLHESPDGKVELRREVEYLENFLALHRLRFEDNFFVTFETPAGLNGQRVASLLLIPFVENALKHGVVNRAEQPVAIRLTLPAPTRLRFEVHNYISQNQKDHTTGIGLANIRRRLELLYPGRHQLRVQQAAGVYHTTLDLEL, translated from the coding sequence ATGATGAACCGACAAATGCGGCTGTTTCATGGGTTGGGCTGGGCGTTGCTGCTGGCCTACGACTTTGTGGGCATCTATGGGCAGCATCTGCCTAACCAAGGCGTGCTGCTGGTGTTGCAGTTCACGTTTCGGCTCAGCATGATGAGCATCTTCTACTACTGCTTTCTGGTACTATTTCCGCGTTATCTGCGCAAAACCCGCATTCCGCAACTACTGCTGGGGCTGGCGCTGGCGCCGGTGGTGTTTACGGCTACCCGCTACGCGCTGGAACAGGTGCTGCTGCCGCTGCTGTTTGGCTTCAGCAACTACACCGGCGAGGTAGATCTGCTGGCGTATTTCCGCGACAATGCCGAGCGGGGCCTGCCCATGATGATGGTGGCCGCCGCCGCCTGGGGCGTGCAGGATGCTTTCTTGCGGGAAAAGCAGCGCGAAACCCAACAGCTGCAGCAGGAAAAAACGCAGGCGGAGCTGGCCTTTCTCAAAACCCAGATCAATCCGCATTTCCTCTACAACACGCTCAACTACCTCTACGCGCAGGCTTACTTAGTTTCGGAGCCGCTGGCTGAGGCTACGCTGCGCCTCTCAGACCTGATGCGCTACATGCTGCACGAAAGCCCCGACGGCAAAGTGGAGCTGCGCCGGGAAGTGGAGTACCTGGAGAATTTTCTGGCGCTACACCGGCTGCGCTTCGAAGACAACTTCTTTGTGACTTTTGAGACGCCGGCTGGCCTCAACGGACAACGGGTGGCGTCTTTGCTGCTGATTCCGTTCGTGGAAAATGCGCTGAAGCACGGTGTCGTGAACCGCGCAGAGCAGCCGGTTGCTATCCGCCTAACGCTGCCCGCCCCGACGCGGCTGCGGTTTGAGGTGCACAACTACATCAGCCAGAACCAGAAAGACCACACTACCGGAATCGGGCTGGCCAATATCCGGCGGCGGCTGGAACTGCTGTATCCGGGCCGGCATCAGCTGCGGGTGCAGCAGGCGGCCGGGGTCTACCACACAACCCTGGACCTGGAGCTGTAG
- a CDS encoding DUF5694 domain-containing protein, with protein MSVSRLFLSVLLKRLLGLFLAVAVLPAAAQAPLEVLVVASSHVNGSPAEEYRPIIDKLKAYKPDMVFSENVSAAEMQQLPTDGYSRQMFGPRYQYVQRLSPRAKPLSDKAVAKTEKALVGFPYYHNARTDLARHYVLNYDRSGAEYQLYVLETHMKPRFGKQELAYYTTVFGSSDSLRAKKLIRPTSEYQTIYFPLVYELNHPRIYPMDCQLYDEPWSLAWQRTQKSVEALLARAKADSTLPEAATARKIAASKKAYSHFWNDINTSLDAYLAMSTPRYDALDEAFNFYGGEALYGAPGFPTEEVKAMKAQWLLRNQGMCANIVRQARAQGARRVVVAVGASHGQILRELLAQVPGVKAIRFTELP; from the coding sequence ATGTCTGTTTCTCGTCTGTTTTTGTCTGTTCTGCTGAAGCGGCTGTTGGGGCTGTTTCTGGCCGTTGCTGTGCTGCCCGCCGCCGCACAGGCTCCGCTGGAAGTGCTGGTGGTGGCATCGTCGCACGTCAATGGCAGCCCGGCCGAAGAATACCGCCCCATCATCGACAAGCTGAAAGCCTACAAGCCCGACATGGTCTTCAGCGAAAATGTGTCGGCGGCCGAAATGCAGCAGCTTCCCACAGATGGCTACTCCCGGCAGATGTTCGGGCCGCGCTATCAGTATGTGCAGCGCCTCAGCCCCCGTGCTAAGCCGTTGTCAGATAAGGCCGTGGCCAAAACGGAAAAAGCCCTAGTTGGCTTTCCGTACTACCACAACGCCCGCACCGACCTGGCCCGCCACTATGTATTGAACTACGACCGGTCGGGCGCTGAATACCAGCTTTACGTGCTGGAAACGCACATGAAGCCCCGGTTTGGCAAACAGGAGCTGGCCTACTACACCACCGTTTTTGGCAGCTCAGATTCGTTGCGCGCTAAGAAGCTGATCCGTCCTACCAGTGAATATCAGACAATCTATTTTCCGCTGGTCTATGAGCTGAACCACCCCCGGATTTACCCCATGGACTGCCAGCTCTACGACGAGCCCTGGAGCCTGGCCTGGCAGCGTACGCAGAAAAGTGTGGAAGCCCTGCTGGCCCGTGCCAAAGCCGACTCAACGCTGCCCGAAGCCGCAACGGCGCGGAAAATAGCCGCCTCGAAAAAAGCCTACAGCCACTTCTGGAACGACATCAACACCAGCCTGGATGCCTATCTGGCCATGAGCACGCCCCGCTACGATGCGCTGGATGAGGCCTTCAACTTCTACGGTGGCGAAGCTCTGTACGGCGCTCCAGGTTTCCCTACTGAAGAGGTGAAAGCCATGAAAGCCCAATGGCTGCTGCGCAACCAGGGCATGTGCGCCAACATTGTGCGACAGGCGCGTGCCCAAGGCGCCCGCCGTGTAGTGGTGGCCGTGGGAGCTTCGCACGGTCAAATCCTGCGGGAGTTGCTGGCTCAGGTGCCGGGCGTGAAAGCCATCCGCTTCACCGAGCTGCCCTAA
- the def gene encoding peptide deformylase, which yields MIYPIVAFGDPVLKARAKDIPQDFPAADLKQIVQDMYDTMYHAHGVGLAAPQVGKSIRLFVIDSEPMIDSEDEETGEPLPDAEQGVKRVFINPQMVSETGEEWGFEEGCLSIPGVREMVYRPETIVIRYEDEQRQVHEDTFSGMTARVIQHEYDHLEGVLFTDKISGFKKQLIKGKLTRISKGDVNADYRMRFAGQGRR from the coding sequence ATGATTTACCCCATAGTTGCTTTCGGTGACCCAGTACTGAAAGCCCGCGCCAAAGATATTCCGCAAGACTTTCCGGCGGCCGACCTGAAGCAGATTGTGCAGGACATGTACGATACCATGTACCACGCACACGGCGTAGGGCTGGCTGCTCCACAGGTGGGCAAAAGCATACGCCTGTTCGTCATCGACTCGGAGCCAATGATTGACTCAGAAGACGAAGAAACCGGCGAACCGCTGCCCGATGCTGAGCAAGGTGTGAAGCGCGTTTTCATTAACCCCCAGATGGTGAGCGAAACCGGCGAGGAGTGGGGCTTTGAAGAAGGCTGCCTGAGCATCCCGGGTGTGCGCGAAATGGTGTACCGCCCCGAAACCATTGTCATTCGCTACGAAGACGAGCAGCGCCAGGTGCATGAAGACACGTTCTCGGGCATGACAGCCCGCGTGATTCAGCACGAGTATGACCACCTGGAAGGCGTGCTGTTTACCGACAAGATTTCGGGCTTCAAAAAGCAGCTCATCAAAGGCAAGCTTACGCGTATCAGTAAGGGCGACGTGAATGCTGACTACCGTATGCGTTTCGCGGGCCAGGGCCGGCGGTAG
- the ruvX gene encoding Holliday junction resolvase RuvX has protein sequence MGRVLAIDYGHKRVGLAVTDPLQLIATPLDTVHSKDVLAFVKAYHQREPLDALVVGMPRTLLNEATDSTSAVVGLIRSLRKQFPEVPVHEIDERYTSRMAHAAMLAGGLSKKDRRDKATVDRVSATLILQSFLESR, from the coding sequence ATGGGCCGTGTTCTTGCTATCGACTATGGCCACAAGCGTGTGGGGCTGGCAGTTACGGATCCGCTCCAGCTTATTGCCACCCCTCTTGACACCGTGCACAGCAAAGATGTGCTGGCCTTTGTGAAAGCCTATCACCAGCGCGAGCCTTTAGACGCACTGGTTGTGGGAATGCCGCGCACTTTGCTCAACGAAGCCACTGACAGTACCAGCGCCGTAGTAGGCCTGATACGCAGCCTGCGGAAGCAGTTTCCGGAGGTGCCGGTACATGAGATAGACGAGCGGTATACCTCACGCATGGCACACGCCGCCATGCTGGCCGGCGGCCTCAGCAAAAAGGACCGCCGCGACAAAGCCACCGTCGACCGGGTGTCGGCGACCCTTATTCTGCAATCTTTCCTCGAATCCCGATGA
- a CDS encoding S41 family peptidase — protein sequence MAVEFKPQPMVSVEPEPRNARRRVQQPLLLALVLACGVLLGANPFRPSDQNPNGTARGYLKFKEILSYVDRDYVDSVDAEALSDYAIGRMLERLDPHSVFIPAKQQQQASAFLQSDFDGVGVEFNIFRDTVTVVAPLSGGPAELSGLQPGDRILAVNNERVSGKQLSTEQVFGKLRGPRGSKVLLQLLRRGQAKPLNVMLTRNRIPNNSVDVAYLLDAQTGYIKISRFASGTYDEFKQALGDLRRQGMTSLVLDLRGNPGGYLDRATKLADEFIGGTRKIVYTDGKGDQYDTQTYSRVLGEFEEGPLVVLVDEGSASAAEVVAGALQDHDRALVVGRRTFGKGLVQQPIALNDGSELRLTIARYYTPSGRSIQKSYSHGLAAYEQDLQNRLRHGELFHADSIHFADSLRYQTVHGRTVYGGGGIMPDLFVPRDSSAYSAYYTRLQSHNLVREFAINYFQSHRPELEALRPEQFLSTFRISDAQLQELAEIAARDGMPANPSHLRRCANLLRNQLKAYIARSAYGKPTYYAVLKEQDAELKLALQAVADGSANPMQKLSMK from the coding sequence ATGGCAGTCGAGTTTAAGCCTCAGCCGATGGTTTCTGTGGAGCCCGAGCCGCGCAATGCGCGGCGTCGGGTGCAGCAGCCGTTGTTGTTGGCATTAGTGCTGGCATGTGGGGTACTGCTGGGAGCCAACCCCTTCCGGCCGTCTGACCAGAATCCGAATGGCACGGCTCGGGGCTACCTGAAGTTCAAGGAGATTCTAAGCTACGTAGACCGCGACTATGTAGACTCCGTGGATGCCGAGGCACTGTCTGACTATGCCATCGGGCGTATGCTGGAGCGGCTCGATCCGCACTCGGTGTTCATTCCGGCCAAGCAGCAGCAGCAGGCCTCCGCTTTTCTACAGAGTGATTTTGACGGGGTAGGGGTGGAGTTCAACATCTTCCGCGACACCGTGACGGTGGTAGCACCGCTCAGCGGCGGCCCCGCCGAACTGTCGGGCCTGCAGCCCGGCGACCGTATTCTGGCCGTAAACAACGAGCGGGTTTCCGGCAAGCAGCTGTCTACGGAACAAGTGTTTGGCAAGCTGCGTGGTCCGCGCGGCTCCAAGGTGCTGCTGCAACTGCTGCGCCGCGGCCAGGCCAAGCCTCTGAACGTCATGTTGACCCGCAACCGCATCCCCAACAACTCGGTGGATGTGGCTTACCTGCTCGACGCGCAAACGGGCTACATCAAAATCAGCCGTTTCGCCAGTGGCACCTACGACGAGTTCAAGCAGGCGCTTGGCGACCTGCGCCGCCAGGGCATGACCAGTCTCGTGTTGGATTTGCGCGGCAACCCCGGTGGCTACCTCGACCGCGCCACTAAGCTGGCCGATGAGTTCATTGGGGGCACGCGCAAAATTGTATACACCGACGGCAAAGGCGACCAGTACGACACCCAGACCTATTCGCGGGTGCTCGGCGAGTTTGAGGAAGGCCCGCTGGTAGTGTTAGTAGACGAAGGGTCAGCCTCAGCAGCCGAAGTGGTGGCCGGCGCCCTGCAGGACCATGACCGCGCGCTAGTGGTTGGCCGCCGCACCTTCGGGAAAGGACTTGTGCAGCAGCCCATTGCCCTCAACGATGGTTCGGAGCTGCGCCTGACTATTGCCCGCTACTATACGCCTTCGGGCCGGAGCATCCAGAAATCATATAGCCACGGCCTGGCGGCCTACGAGCAGGACCTGCAGAACCGGCTGCGCCACGGTGAGTTGTTCCACGCCGATAGCATCCATTTCGCCGATTCGTTGCGCTACCAGACGGTGCACGGGCGCACAGTGTATGGTGGGGGCGGCATTATGCCCGACCTGTTTGTGCCGCGCGACAGTTCAGCTTACTCTGCGTACTACACGCGGCTGCAGAGCCATAATCTGGTGCGCGAATTCGCTATCAACTACTTCCAGAGCCACCGCCCCGAACTGGAGGCGTTGCGCCCGGAGCAGTTTCTGAGCACCTTCCGTATTTCGGATGCGCAACTGCAGGAACTGGCTGAAATTGCGGCTCGCGACGGTATGCCAGCTAACCCTTCGCATCTGCGCCGCTGCGCCAACCTCCTCCGTAATCAACTCAAAGCGTATATTGCACGTAGTGCCTACGGCAAACCGACGTATTACGCGGTGCTGAAGGAGCAGGACGCCGAGTTAAAGCTGGCCCTACAGGCCGTTGCCGACGGATCGGCTAATCCCATGCAAAAGCTGTCAATGAAATAA
- a CDS encoding transglutaminase-like domain-containing protein, whose product MRPVRFRSLLPVGFALLAAAPSPAPRTRVFTFDYAATVPALPAGADSLELWLPVPHPDASQDIRNLKITASAPYKLAAAPYGNQVLHLKVSASQAANLRVAMRFEATRREHLNPFLSPSKEAKVRNTRSIEPTDPDMARWLAPDRLVPLDAKIKTWAQEVVAKAGAKTDLEKARAIYEHVVSTVTYDKTGQGWGRGDIYYACDARRGNCTDFHAVFIGYCRALGIPARFSIGFPLPAERGAGEIKGYHCWAEFYTKQTGWVPVDASEAAKDPSRRAYFFGAHDENRVEFTRGRDVPLRPSQQGQPLNYFIYPYAEVDGKPFDGVTREFRYQDLGQ is encoded by the coding sequence ATGCGCCCTGTTCGTTTTCGTAGCCTGCTGCCGGTTGGTTTTGCACTGCTGGCCGCCGCGCCCTCCCCGGCACCGCGCACCCGCGTTTTCACCTTCGACTACGCGGCCACCGTCCCCGCCCTGCCAGCCGGAGCCGACTCGCTGGAGCTGTGGCTGCCGGTGCCTCACCCCGACGCTTCGCAGGACATCCGAAACCTGAAAATCACGGCCTCGGCGCCCTACAAGCTTGCTGCAGCCCCCTACGGCAACCAGGTGCTGCACCTAAAAGTATCGGCTTCTCAGGCTGCCAATCTGCGCGTTGCTATGCGTTTTGAGGCTACACGGCGCGAACATCTGAACCCGTTCCTCTCACCGTCGAAAGAGGCGAAGGTCCGCAACACCCGCTCCATCGAACCTACGGATCCCGACATGGCCCGCTGGCTGGCCCCCGACCGACTGGTGCCGCTGGATGCCAAAATCAAAACCTGGGCGCAGGAAGTGGTGGCCAAAGCTGGGGCCAAAACCGACCTCGAAAAGGCACGCGCCATTTATGAGCACGTCGTCAGCACCGTCACGTACGACAAAACCGGCCAAGGCTGGGGCCGCGGCGACATTTACTATGCCTGCGACGCCCGCCGCGGCAACTGCACCGATTTTCACGCTGTGTTCATTGGCTACTGCCGTGCTCTGGGTATCCCGGCGCGTTTCAGCATAGGGTTTCCGCTACCTGCGGAGCGTGGCGCAGGCGAAATCAAAGGCTACCATTGCTGGGCTGAGTTTTACACCAAGCAAACTGGCTGGGTACCCGTCGATGCCTCGGAAGCGGCCAAAGACCCCAGCCGCCGCGCCTACTTCTTCGGCGCCCACGACGAAAACCGCGTCGAATTCACCCGAGGCCGCGATGTACCTCTTAGGCCGTCTCAGCAAGGCCAGCCGCTCAACTATTTCATTTACCCCTACGCCGAAGTAGATGGCAAGCCATTCGATGGTGTGACGCGGGAGTTTCGGTATCAGGATCTGGGGCAGTAA